Part of the Qipengyuania oceanensis genome, GCAAGCTCGGGGGCATCGCGCTGCACGTGCCCGGCCACACGCCGGCCGACATGGCCTTCATCGTGGGCGATGCGGCCTTCGTCGGCGACACGATCTTCATGCCCGACTTCGGCACCGCTCGCGCAGACTTTCCAGGCGGAGATGCGGGCGAGTTGTTCCGCTCGATCCGGCGCCTGCTGTCGCTGCCGGACGAGACGCGGCTGTTCCTGTGCCACGATTACAAGGCACCCGGGCGTGACGACTACGCGTGGGAAACGACCGTGAAGCAGCAGCGCGAGGAGAACGTCCACGTGAAAGACGGCGTCACCGAGGACCAGTTCGTCGAAATGCGCACCAGCCGCGACCGGACACTGGCCATGCCGACACTCATCATGCCGAGCGTACAGGTCAATATCCGCGGCGGGAGGCTGCCAGAGCCGGAAGACAACGGTGTCAGCTACATCAAGATACCGGTGAACGCGGTATGATCGCCGGGTTCGCCTTGCCGGGGTTTCCCGAAGCGCAGCCGGTCGAGGGCTTTCTCGGCGGGCTGCTGATCGGGCTCGCGGCGGCCATCATGCTGCTGGGCCTCGGCCGCATCGCGGGCGTGTCCGGCATGTTCGCGCGCGCGTCCGGGATCGAGCGCGGTAGCCCGCCGTGGCCGATCGCGGCGCTGTTCGTGGCCGGTCTGGTAGTCGGGGCGCTCGCCTTCAGCGCGACGATCGGCCCTGTTGAGGCGAGTTTTCCTCCGGGCTTTGGCTGGCTGATCGCAGGCGGGCTGCTGGTCGGCTTCGGCACGCGGCTGGGTTCGGGCTGTACGAGCGGGCATGGCGTGTGCGGAATGTCGCGCCTTTCGCCCCGATCGCTGGTGGCGACGGGGACTTTCATCGTTTCCGGCATCGCGACGGTCGCGCTGGTCAATGCGCTCGGAGGAGGGTGGTGATGGGCAGACTTTTACTATCGCTGCTGTCCGGTGCCTTATTCGGCTTCGGGCTGGCCCTGTCCGGCATGATGAACCCGCTCCGGGTGCGCGGCTTCCTCGACCTGTTCGGCGATTGGGATCCGACGCTGGCGTTCGTCATGGGCGGCGCCGTGCTCGTCATGGCGGTGACCTGGGCGATCCAGAAGCAAATGGCGCGGCCGCTGCTCGATGTCGAATTCCGCCTGCCGGGCACGAAGGATCTCGACGCGCGGTTGATCGGCGGCTCGGCGATGTTCGGTGTCGGCTGGGCGCTGGCCGGCCTGTGTCCCGGCCCGGCGATCGCCTCGCTTGCCACGGCGTTCGTCCCCGCTGCGATCTTCGTCGCCGCGATGGCGGCAGGCGTCCTGCTGCACAAGACGACGCTAGGCAACTGACGCCGCCATGCTCGCGCGCTACCTGCCGATCCTGGAGTGGGGGCGCACTTACAATACCGGCGTTCTGACCAATGACCTGGTGGCGGCAATCATCGTCACCATCATGCTGATCCCGCAGAGCTTGGCCTACGCCTTGCTCGCGGGGCTTCCGCCCGTGGTCGGGCTGTATGCCTCGATCCTGCCGCTGGTCGCTTATGCGATCTTCGGGACCAGCCGGACGCTCGCAGTCGGGCCGGTCGCGGTGGTCAGCCTGATGACGGCGAGCGCCGCGG contains:
- a CDS encoding MBL fold metallo-hydrolase; the encoded protein is MTDTDPARDQAAEQVRKAAADATLRPTIAGFFDEATNTITYVVSDPATGEAAIIDSVLDFEAASGRTSNGSADRIIEYVKTNDLTVTWLIETHAHADHISAAPYLQERLGGKLAIGKDIIRVQEVFGKLFNAGTDFERDGSQFDHLFEDGESFAIGKLGGIALHVPGHTPADMAFIVGDAAFVGDTIFMPDFGTARADFPGGDAGELFRSIRRLLSLPDETRLFLCHDYKAPGRDDYAWETTVKQQREENVHVKDGVTEDQFVEMRTSRDRTLAMPTLIMPSVQVNIRGGRLPEPEDNGVSYIKIPVNAV
- a CDS encoding YeeE/YedE family protein produces the protein MIAGFALPGFPEAQPVEGFLGGLLIGLAAAIMLLGLGRIAGVSGMFARASGIERGSPPWPIAALFVAGLVVGALAFSATIGPVEASFPPGFGWLIAGGLLVGFGTRLGSGCTSGHGVCGMSRLSPRSLVATGTFIVSGIATVALVNALGGGW
- a CDS encoding DUF6691 family protein codes for the protein MGRLLLSLLSGALFGFGLALSGMMNPLRVRGFLDLFGDWDPTLAFVMGGAVLVMAVTWAIQKQMARPLLDVEFRLPGTKDLDARLIGGSAMFGVGWALAGLCPGPAIASLATAFVPAAIFVAAMAAGVLLHKTTLGN